The following DNA comes from Croceicoccus sp. YJ47.
GCCGCATCGTCGGCCAGGTGCCCTCCCCCACGCCGAGCGGCGCAATATCGGGCGCTTCGATAAGCGTGACCTGCACAGATTTCCGGTCCGCGAGCCGCGCCGCGATCATGCAGGCGGACAGCCAGCCGGCCGTGCCGCCGCCCACGATCACGATCTGCTTCACCGGTTCGTGCAACGTCCATCCCCATCGCCGCCGGCGCCCCGCATGGAAGCGATTCCCATACGAGGCGCCGCGCCGTTGTCACCGATATGCAAGGCCCGGTTCAAGCCCGATCTTCAGAAGGTGAACCGCGCACCCGCCGCATAGCGGGCATAGCCCGGTTGTGCGAAGGTCACGAATTCGTCCGACCGCCGATGCCCGCGCCGGTTGGACCCGGTGAGGTTGATCGCTTCGGCAAAGATGGAGAACCCGTTCGGGAACTCGTAGCTCGTGCTCGCATCGACCTGTCCATATGCCTCGACGAAGACCGGATCGACAGAACCGCCGGCATAGAATTCGTCGCGCCAGTTATACGCGACACGCGCCTGGAACCCGTTCTTGTCATAGAACGCCACCGCATTCGCACTGTCGCTCAGCCCGGTGAGCGCGAACTGCCCGACATAGGGGCTCAGCGTCTTGTCGAACGTCGCATCGCCATTGACGATGGTATAGTTCAGGATCGCGCCGAAACCCGTGTCCCAGAAGCTGTGCTGTATCGCGAATTCCCAGCCGTGGATGTTGGCCGTCTGGTCGCTGTTGAACGGTTGCGTGATCTCGAAATTGAAAAGCTCGTCCTCGGGCAGGCCGAAGATATTGCCGGTGAGATACGTATTGCCGCCGGCCTCGGTTTGCCCTGTGACCTGCGACGAGCCGGGGAAGTTGCGCAGGATGTAATCGCGCACCAGCACCGCATCCGACGTGCCCAGCGCGGCGACCGCTTCGCGGTAACGCGGACCGGCACCCGGATTGCGAAGGCCGAACGCGGTCTGGTTCAGCTGATTCGTGGAGATGAAGTTCGACACGTCCTTGTTGAAGAAGCCGACCGACATGTAGCTGATCGGGCTGTAATACCACTCCGCCGAAACGTCGATATTCTTCGATTTGTAGGGGACGAGGTTGGGGTTGCCGAGCGAGCCGGTGCCCCCGCCGATCCGCGGGTTCGAATTGAGGATCAGCCCGCCCTGAAGGCTGGCATAATCGGCGCGCGTGATCGTGTGGCTGTAGGATGCGCGCAGCTTCACATTGTCGATCGGCTCCATGTCGAAGTCGATCGCGGGGAGCCAGTTGTCGTAATCGCCCTTGAACCGGGTGAACGACGCATCGCCGAACGTAATCGCGAATTCGTTCGCGCCGGTCCAGCGGGTGCCGGTCGGGATCGGCACCAGGGCCGAGGAATTGACCTGCGTATGATCGTAGCGGATGCCGGCAATGACATGCGCCGGACCGTCGAGGATGTCGAAGCTCAGATTGGCCTGAATGAACGGCGAGATCGTCCGCTCCTTGATCCGGCGGTCGGTCGTGAAATCGGCAAGGCAGGTGCCCGGCTCCACGGTGCCGGTCTGCGGATTGCTGCAGATATTATATTGCGAGCGCAACAATTCGGCCATCTGCACGAAATCGAACGTATAGATCGCCGGCGGCAGGTTGTCCGAACCTGCGAACCCTTCGAATGCGCTCGGCAGCGGCACGAGGTTGAAGAAATCGTCGGGAACCGCACCCGCGCCGAACGACTGCCCGCGCGGATCGACACCGCCCCACGTCTCGTTCTGAATGAAGCCGTAGGCGGACTGCACGCTATTGTCGACGAAGGAGAACCCGGCATCGATGCTGTCGAGGATATCGCCTTCATGCTCGTAATGGCCCGAAAGCTGAACCTGGTTGATCTCATCGCGGAAATAGGCGTTGCGGAAGGCATTGCCCGTCGGCGTGATCAGCGACGCATCGAGCGGGTCGATACCCGGATACATCGTGTAGCTGATGATGGGCAGGTCGCCGGTGAAATCGACGGTCTGCGACTGCACGCCGAAAATGGCGCCGCCGATCGACGTGCTCGACCCGTATTCGTTGGTCGGGCGCGATTCCGCGGTCGAATGGTGCGCGTCGAGCGTGACGATCACGCCGCCGGGCGCCTCCCAGGTGAGATTGCCGCCGAGCGACTTGTTTTCGCTGACATTCGCGGTGAGCGCACTCGAATAGGACAGATCCTTGCCCGGGCCGAAATTCTCGGAATAGAACACGGGGCCGGCGTTCGGGCCATCGGTCCATTCGCTCGACGTGTCGCCGAAATTGAACCAGATGCCGACGCTGGAATCGCGCGCCTCGACCTTGTTGCGCGAATAGGTGTAGTCGACCGTCGCGATCAGGGTGTCGGTGGGCTGGAATTGCAGAACGGCCTGACCGTTGATGCGCTCGCGGTCGATGTCGATCAGGTTGTAGGCCGCGCTCTGCGGGATTTCGTAAACGTCGTCGCCCATGGGACGGTTGACGATGTTCGCGCCCGACGGATTGAGCTCGCCCCAGGTGTTGCCGTTCGCCGCATTGACCGCGGGATCGCCGACATAGCCGTCGCGAAAACCGACGCTGGCGGAATTCACGCTGGCCTTGCGCCGCTGATACGCGCCGGACAGCAGGATGCCGAAGCGTTCGTCGGCGAACGTGTCCGAAATGATGCCGGAAATTTCAGGCGTGATGACGGTATCGCCATTGCGCGAGCTGTCGAGCACGCCCTTGGCCGCGATGCTGCCGCGCAGACCGTAGCGGTCGAGCGGGCGCGGCGTCTTGATATTGATGGTCGAGCCGATCCCGCCCGACGGAACGGCGGCGCGCCCGGTTTTGTAGACCTCGACACCGGCGACGCCTTCGGATGCGAGATTGGCAAAATCGAACGAGCGCGAGGCCGGCGCGCTTGCCCCGTCGCCGAGCGTGCTGGTCGGCATCTGACGACCGTTCAGGAGGACGAGGTTGTACTCGGGACCAAAGCCGCGAACCGTCACGGTCGAGCCTTCGCCGTTCGCCCGGTCGATCGAAACGCCGGTGATACGCTGCAACGATTCGGCGAGGTTGGTGTCGGGGAACTTGCCGATGTCCTCTGCCGAGATCGCATCGACGACGCCCTGCGCATCGCGCTTGATCCGCTGCGCATCGGCGAGGCTGGCGCGGATGCCGGTGACGACGATCACGTTTTCCTCGGCGACGACGTCGGTCGGGTCGGCGGCATCCACCGCGTCCTGGGCATGGACGATCTGGGAAGCGCCGAGCAGCGCTATCAACGACCCTCCGCAAAGGAAGCGGACGCTCGCGCGGTGTGTCTTGCCAATCATGTATACCTCCCCGATTTTTGCCGCCAGTTTGCCAGCGCGCATCTAAATGTGAACGTTCGCTTCGCTCTTCATTCTGCTTTTGTCAAGATCATTTGCGTGCGGGCACGGCGCGCCTGTGCCGGGTTCCGACCGAAAATTCGGGCTGCGGGTGCAGCGTGCAACAAAAGCGATGGCCCCGTCGCGACGTGCGCCGGCGGAGGTCATGGCGCGATGGCGGCGCCAGCCTCGCCCTCGCATGCGACGGGAAAAACGCGGCAAGCGTCGCGTGATGCGCGGAATGCACGCAGCGATGGTCGCCGAACCATGAACGATAATGTGGGGGGTAGGATGGTGAGCCCTGCTGGGTTCGAACCAGCGACCTACTGATTAAAAGTCAGTTGCTCTACCGACTGAGCTAAGGGCCCGACCATGCGGCGCAGTTACGCAGGCGCGGCGCGTGGGTCAAGACGCTTGCTTCAAAACTCTTGCGCAAAGATGGCCGACCGATAATCCCGACACCGGATCGCGCCAGTCCCGCGCAATGTCGCAGGCGGGCCGCAGCACGAAGTCGCGGCCCCGGAATTGCGCATGCGGAATGGTCAGCCGCCGATCGCTCCAGCGCCCCCCGGACCACAGCACGATATCGAGGTCGAGCGTACGCGCGCGCCATTTTTGCCCGACCCTGCGCCGTCCGAAATCCCGTTCGATTCCATGCAACAGGCTCAGCAATGCCGGCGGGTCGAGCGCGGTTTCCACCACCACCGCCGCATTGGCATAGCGGCGGAGCGACGGGCCGACCGGATCGCTTGGCATGATACGGGACCGCGCGATCACCCGCGTCTCACCCGTGTTCAGCCGCGCCATCGCGGCCGCGACGACGCGCGGCGGTGCGCCCGTGGCGGCATGCCTCACATTGCTGCCCAGCGCCACGAGATAGCGCCAGGGCGGTTCAGACATCCTCGGCAAGCCGCCGGTAAAGATCGGGCCGGCGGTCGCGGAAAAACCCCATCCCGGCCCGGTGCCGCGCCGCCCGCGAAAGGTCGAGCGCGGCGGTCAGCACACCGCTTTCCTCGCGCCCGAAATCGGCGAGCATGTCGCCCCATTCGTCGCAGATGAAGCTGTGGCCGTAGAAGGTCTGCTGCTCGCCTTCGCGGCCGATGCGGTTGGCGGCGATGACCGGCATGCAATTGGACACCGCATGGCCGATCATCGCGCGGCGCCACATGCGGCTGGTGTCGAGATCGGCGTCATAGGGTTCGGACCCGATGGCGGTCGGGTAGAACAGGATTTCGGCGCCCATCAACGCCATCGCCCGCGCGGTTTCGGGATACCATTGGTCCCAGCATATGCCGACGCCGATGCGCGTGCCGAACAGGTCCCACACCTTGAACCCGGTATTGCCGGGGCGGAAATAGTATTTTTCCTCGTACCCCGGTCCGTCGGGAATATGGCTCTTGCGATAGGTCCCCATGATGTCGCCATCGGCATCGATCATGGCCAGCGTGTTGTAATAATGGTGGCCATCGCGCTCGAAAAAGCTGGTCGGGATCGCGATTTTGAGCGTCCGGGCCAGCGCGCGCATGGCAATGACCGAGGGATGCTCGATCGTGGGTCGGGCGAGCGCGAACAGCGCCTCGTCCTCCTCCCGGCAAAAGTAAGGCCCGGAAAACAGTTCGGGCGGGAGGACGATCTGCGCACCTCTGGCGGCGGCATCCTCCACCAGCGCGGAAATCTGTCCGATATTGTCCTGCTCGTCATGCGAGGCGAGCGTGCATTGCAATGCGGCGACGGTGATCTGTGTCATGCGCCCTCAGATATGAACCCGCGCGGGCGAAGTCCACCGCCGCCGCGATTGCATCACGGACGCTTGCGGAACAGCAAGGTCATCCGGTCACTCTCGCCAATGGGGCCGAGCTCGGCCTGACGCTCCGATGCAAAGCTGGGGGCGAGTTCCCACACGCCCTTGGCATGATCGGCCGTGTCGCGCGGATTGGCGTTGATCTCGCTCGTCCCGACAAGATCGAAACCATGCGCCTCGACGAGCGCGATCACATCCTGCTGCCGCAGATAGCCCATGTTGCCGTCGGTGTAGGACGCAGGCGCCCACGGCTTTGCCCGGTGCTGCACGATACCGAGCATGCCATCGTCGGCGAGCAATTCGCGGATCCGGGCCAGCTCGCCGTGAAGGACGCCCGAACGGTGCAGATTGTGCATTTCGCGGAAGATCAGCGCGCGGTCCACCGTGCCTTCATAGGCATCGAGCGCCTCGTCATCCGATGCCATGGCCGTCATCGGCGCGCCCGAAAGATTCCATCCCGGCGCGCTCTCGGCGAACTTGCCCGGCAGGCCGGCGAAATATTCGGCAAAGCGTTCGTTATCGGAATTCGACGCATCGGGGGTGAGGCCGATGTAGCGCCCCTCCGCTCCCAGATACGGGGCCAGCACCCGCGTGTACCAGCCACCCGCGGGCATGTAGTCGATCACCGTCATCCCCGGCTTCACGTCAAAGAACGCCAGCGTTTCGGCGGGATGGCGATAGGGGTCTCGCGCGCTGTCCTCTGCCCGGACGGGGGCGGACAAGGCCGCCTGCATCGCGGGGTCGGCGGCGGCGGCCATGGCTCCCTCCCCATGATGGTCCGCCATCGCGGGCGCGGCCAGGAGCGCGAGCGGGGCGGCGGCAATCAGCATTTTCATGGACAGGATCGTCATCGGGTTTCCCTTCCCTCAATGGTTCGGCAATCGTTGCAAGGGCGCAGACTAGGCCCGCCCTGCGGCAAGGCAAGCGCCATCTCGGCGCGCGTGCTGGCATTCATGCGCCAGCGTTCCTATCTCTGCGGCCAAAGGAGACTGACGATATGGCAGAACAACAGGCAATCATCGCGGGCGGGTGCTTCTGGTGCACAGAGGCGGTGTTCAACGATGTCATCGGCGTGAGCGAAGTGGAAAGCGGCTATATCGGGGGCGACACCGCCGACCCGACCTATCGCGAAGTGTGTTCGGGCAAGACCGGCCATGCCGAGGCGATCCGCGTGACATTCGACACCGACACGATCGGCCTTGCGCAGATTTACGACATCTTCCTCGGCACCCACGACCCGACGCAGCTCAACCGGCAGGGCAACGATGTCGGCACGCAATATCGCTCCGCCATATTCCCGCTCGACGAGGAGCAGGAAACCGAGGCGCGCGCCGCCATCGAACGCGCGCAGGCCGACCATTCGGAAAAGATCGTGACCACGATCGAGGAACCGACCAAATGGTACCCGGCGGAAGATTACCACCAGGAATATTGGGAAGGCGA
Coding sequences within:
- a CDS encoding TonB-dependent receptor produces the protein MIGKTHRASVRFLCGGSLIALLGASQIVHAQDAVDAADPTDVVAEENVIVVTGIRASLADAQRIKRDAQGVVDAISAEDIGKFPDTNLAESLQRITGVSIDRANGEGSTVTVRGFGPEYNLVLLNGRQMPTSTLGDGASAPASRSFDFANLASEGVAGVEVYKTGRAAVPSGGIGSTINIKTPRPLDRYGLRGSIAAKGVLDSSRNGDTVITPEISGIISDTFADERFGILLSGAYQRRKASVNSASVGFRDGYVGDPAVNAANGNTWGELNPSGANIVNRPMGDDVYEIPQSAAYNLIDIDRERINGQAVLQFQPTDTLIATVDYTYSRNKVEARDSSVGIWFNFGDTSSEWTDGPNAGPVFYSENFGPGKDLSYSSALTANVSENKSLGGNLTWEAPGGVIVTLDAHHSTAESRPTNEYGSSTSIGGAIFGVQSQTVDFTGDLPIISYTMYPGIDPLDASLITPTGNAFRNAYFRDEINQVQLSGHYEHEGDILDSIDAGFSFVDNSVQSAYGFIQNETWGGVDPRGQSFGAGAVPDDFFNLVPLPSAFEGFAGSDNLPPAIYTFDFVQMAELLRSQYNICSNPQTGTVEPGTCLADFTTDRRIKERTISPFIQANLSFDILDGPAHVIAGIRYDHTQVNSSALVPIPTGTRWTGANEFAITFGDASFTRFKGDYDNWLPAIDFDMEPIDNVKLRASYSHTITRADYASLQGGLILNSNPRIGGGTGSLGNPNLVPYKSKNIDVSAEWYYSPISYMSVGFFNKDVSNFISTNQLNQTAFGLRNPGAGPRYREAVAALGTSDAVLVRDYILRNFPGSSQVTGQTEAGGNTYLTGNIFGLPEDELFNFEITQPFNSDQTANIHGWEFAIQHSFWDTGFGAILNYTIVNGDATFDKTLSPYVGQFALTGLSDSANAVAFYDKNGFQARVAYNWRDEFYAGGSVDPVFVEAYGQVDASTSYEFPNGFSIFAEAINLTGSNRRGHRRSDEFVTFAQPGYARYAAGARFTF
- the folK gene encoding 2-amino-4-hydroxy-6-hydroxymethyldihydropteridine diphosphokinase gives rise to the protein MSEPPWRYLVALGSNVRHAATGAPPRVVAAAMARLNTGETRVIARSRIMPSDPVGPSLRRYANAAVVVETALDPPALLSLLHGIERDFGRRRVGQKWRARTLDLDIVLWSGGRWSDRRLTIPHAQFRGRDFVLRPACDIARDWRDPVSGLSVGHLCARVLKQAS
- the aguB gene encoding N-carbamoylputrescine amidase, with translation MTQITVAALQCTLASHDEQDNIGQISALVEDAAARGAQIVLPPELFSGPYFCREEDEALFALARPTIEHPSVIAMRALARTLKIAIPTSFFERDGHHYYNTLAMIDADGDIMGTYRKSHIPDGPGYEEKYYFRPGNTGFKVWDLFGTRIGVGICWDQWYPETARAMALMGAEILFYPTAIGSEPYDADLDTSRMWRRAMIGHAVSNCMPVIAANRIGREGEQQTFYGHSFICDEWGDMLADFGREESGVLTAALDLSRAARHRAGMGFFRDRRPDLYRRLAEDV
- a CDS encoding class I SAM-dependent methyltransferase, which gives rise to MTILSMKMLIAAAPLALLAAPAMADHHGEGAMAAAADPAMQAALSAPVRAEDSARDPYRHPAETLAFFDVKPGMTVIDYMPAGGWYTRVLAPYLGAEGRYIGLTPDASNSDNERFAEYFAGLPGKFAESAPGWNLSGAPMTAMASDDEALDAYEGTVDRALIFREMHNLHRSGVLHGELARIRELLADDGMLGIVQHRAKPWAPASYTDGNMGYLRQQDVIALVEAHGFDLVGTSEINANPRDTADHAKGVWELAPSFASERQAELGPIGESDRMTLLFRKRP
- the msrA gene encoding peptide-methionine (S)-S-oxide reductase MsrA, whose protein sequence is MAEQQAIIAGGCFWCTEAVFNDVIGVSEVESGYIGGDTADPTYREVCSGKTGHAEAIRVTFDTDTIGLAQIYDIFLGTHDPTQLNRQGNDVGTQYRSAIFPLDEEQETEARAAIERAQADHSEKIVTTIEEPTKWYPAEDYHQEYWEGEGQRNPYCMATIPPKLAKLRKSYANSVKAKNPA